One segment of Comamonas thiooxydans DNA contains the following:
- a CDS encoding MFS transporter: MSAHHVPISGTAASVDQVDATYSKISWRLLPFLGVLWVLAWLDRVNIGFAKLQMLDDLKFSEAVYGLGAGIFFIGYFLFEVPSNMLLQKIGAKKTVMRITIGWGLICILQAWVTTPTQFYILRFLMGVFEAGFYPGIILYLTYWYPSKRRAKAFGTFMSASAIAGVIGGPLAGGIMTWAAGAHGMHGWQWLFIIEGIPSVLAGIFAYFYMTDRPEEAKWLTDKDRAVVRQQLEIDQKAQGERHSDWRTLFGNPMVWLLIAVFFCLLCANSTLTFWIPTVIREAGFTSPMQVGWIAGAAYLLGAAGMIINGRHSDHRGEVRWHFAGSVLLGAVGMLALAFTMGMDSIPVIVALTAMVLALVGTMSAIPVFWQMPNMLLSGGAAAVGVALINSVANLAGFGAPYLMGVIKASTGKVAPGLYLVAIVEALAAVLAIAFVARIQRRKNV, encoded by the coding sequence ATGAGTGCTCACCATGTGCCGATCAGCGGCACTGCCGCTTCCGTCGATCAGGTCGACGCCACCTACTCCAAGATTTCCTGGCGCCTGCTGCCCTTTCTGGGCGTGCTGTGGGTGCTGGCCTGGCTGGACCGCGTCAACATCGGCTTCGCCAAGCTGCAGATGCTCGACGACCTGAAGTTCAGCGAAGCCGTCTACGGCCTGGGTGCCGGTATCTTCTTCATCGGCTACTTCCTGTTCGAAGTACCGTCCAACATGTTGCTGCAGAAGATAGGCGCCAAGAAGACGGTGATGCGCATCACCATAGGCTGGGGCCTGATCTGCATCTTGCAGGCCTGGGTGACGACACCGACCCAGTTCTACATCCTGCGCTTTCTGATGGGCGTGTTCGAGGCCGGCTTCTACCCCGGCATCATCCTCTACCTGACCTACTGGTATCCGTCCAAGCGCCGCGCCAAGGCCTTCGGCACCTTCATGTCGGCCTCGGCCATCGCCGGCGTCATCGGCGGCCCGCTGGCTGGCGGCATCATGACCTGGGCTGCAGGCGCGCACGGCATGCACGGCTGGCAGTGGCTGTTCATCATCGAAGGCATCCCCTCGGTGCTGGCCGGCATCTTTGCCTACTTCTACATGACCGACCGTCCCGAGGAAGCCAAATGGCTCACCGACAAGGACCGCGCCGTCGTGCGCCAGCAACTCGAGATCGACCAGAAGGCCCAGGGCGAGCGCCACAGCGACTGGCGCACCCTGTTCGGCAACCCCATGGTGTGGCTGCTGATCGCGGTGTTCTTCTGCCTGCTCTGCGCCAACTCCACGCTGACCTTCTGGATTCCCACCGTGATTCGCGAAGCGGGCTTCACCTCGCCCATGCAGGTGGGATGGATCGCCGGTGCCGCCTATCTGCTCGGCGCGGCCGGCATGATCATCAACGGTCGCCATTCCGACCACCGTGGCGAGGTACGCTGGCACTTCGCGGGCTCGGTCCTGCTGGGCGCTGTGGGCATGCTGGCCCTGGCCTTCACCATGGGCATGGACAGCATCCCCGTGATCGTGGCGCTGACGGCCATGGTCCTGGCACTGGTGGGCACCATGAGCGCGATTCCCGTGTTCTGGCAGATGCCCAATATGCTGCTCAGCGGCGGCGCGGCCGCCGTGGGCGTGGCGCTGATCAACTCGGTGGCCAATCTGGCCGGCTTCGGTGCCCCCTATCTGATGGGCGTGATCAAGGCCTCCACCGGCAAGGTCGCTCCGGGCCTGTACCTGGTGGCCATCGTGGAAGCGCTGGCGGCCGTTC
- a CDS encoding LysR family transcriptional regulator: MSRSEEPFDTYLLRVLCTLISEKSVSRAAIRLNQSQPAISAALRRLRAIFNDPLLVRDKNRMVPTARALQAVEQARAALGLIDGLLSVGKEFVAETTQQRFTIAMPDYLAPPFMARVVQLMRAQAPGARLVLLPLGQNFDYEQALQSGEVDIVIGNWPSPPEHLHMSTLLEDEVVCLLDEKHALAGPGRLTAEHYLQAAHVVFTPYSPDQRGVVESSLGTMRVSRDGRVQCSHFSMAPDLLVGTDLLLTTSRHFAAYHARRLPLAMVPLPMGNRVMRFYQLWHSSRHRDASHIWLRALLNQASQVLTALT, encoded by the coding sequence GTGTCTCGCAGCGAAGAACCGTTCGATACCTATTTGCTGCGCGTGCTGTGCACCTTGATCAGCGAAAAAAGCGTGTCGCGCGCGGCAATACGCCTCAATCAGTCACAACCTGCCATCAGCGCGGCGCTGCGGCGATTGCGGGCCATCTTCAACGACCCTCTGCTGGTGCGGGACAAGAACCGCATGGTCCCGACGGCACGCGCGCTTCAGGCCGTGGAGCAGGCACGTGCGGCGCTGGGCCTGATCGACGGGCTGCTGAGCGTCGGCAAGGAATTTGTGGCCGAGACCACGCAACAGCGCTTCACCATCGCCATGCCCGACTATCTGGCCCCGCCCTTCATGGCGCGTGTGGTCCAGCTCATGCGTGCGCAGGCTCCTGGCGCGAGGCTGGTCCTGCTGCCGCTGGGCCAGAACTTCGACTACGAGCAGGCCCTGCAAAGCGGCGAGGTGGATATCGTCATCGGCAACTGGCCGAGCCCGCCCGAGCATTTGCACATGTCCACGCTGCTCGAGGACGAGGTGGTCTGCCTGCTCGACGAGAAGCATGCCCTGGCCGGCCCGGGCCGGCTCACGGCCGAGCACTATCTGCAGGCCGCGCATGTGGTGTTCACGCCTTATTCGCCCGATCAGCGCGGCGTGGTGGAGAGCAGTCTGGGCACCATGCGCGTGAGCCGTGACGGCCGCGTGCAGTGCTCGCATTTCTCGATGGCGCCGGACCTGCTGGTGGGCACCGACCTGCTGCTGACCACCAGCCGCCATTTCGCGGCCTATCACGCCAGGCGGCTGCCGCTGGCCATGGTGCCTCTGCCCATGGGCAACCGCGTCATGCGCTTCTACCAGCTCTGGCATTCATCCCGGCACCGGGATGCCTCCCATATTTGGTTGCGCGCTCTGCTCAATCAGGCCTCGCAGGTGCTGACGGCGTTGACGTAG
- the uraD gene encoding 2-oxo-4-hydroxy-4-carboxy-5-ureidoimidazoline decarboxylase — translation MTSTTTSSIPTLDELNVMTHADFAAALGEVFEYAPWVAEAAAQQRPFASLDALHQAMLAAVHGSPHEQTLRFLCGHPELSASAVRSGTLTVDSQQEQQSAGLGDLEQAQGERLALLNETYRKRHGFPFIACVRHYTRAGLFAELASRTERGTEQEFAEALRQIGFISRLRLAQRVSAASLQAA, via the coding sequence ATGACTAGCACCACTACCTCCTCCATCCCCACGCTCGACGAGCTCAACGTCATGACGCACGCAGACTTTGCGGCTGCGCTCGGCGAGGTTTTTGAATACGCCCCCTGGGTGGCCGAGGCGGCCGCGCAGCAGCGTCCCTTTGCCAGCCTGGACGCACTGCACCAGGCCATGCTGGCTGCCGTGCATGGCAGCCCGCATGAGCAGACCCTGCGCTTTCTCTGTGGCCACCCCGAGCTGTCGGCCAGCGCCGTGCGCTCCGGCACGCTGACCGTTGACTCCCAGCAGGAGCAGCAAAGCGCGGGGCTGGGTGATCTGGAGCAGGCTCAGGGCGAGCGCCTGGCCTTGCTCAACGAGACCTATCGCAAGCGCCATGGCTTTCCCTTCATCGCCTGCGTGCGCCACTACACGCGCGCCGGCCTGTTTGCCGAGCTGGCCTCGCGCACCGAGCGCGGCACCGAGCAGGAGTTTGCCGAAGCCCTGCGCCAGATCGGTTTCATCAGCCGTTTGCGCCTGGCGCAGCGCGTGAGCGCCGCCAGCCTGCAGGCTGCTTGA
- a CDS encoding bestrophin family protein, translated as MIVRDRPSGFKLLWIVRGSVLQRIKGVLAVNIVLAIIVTVAHGTLFHTKIPITPIPFTLIGLPLAIFLGFRNNTAYARYWEGRKLWGEIVIYARTLARQCLSLIELDHPIDPRQRASDVRVRMVHRAVAFSHVLRAQLRGLKDDVAAQQWLTHAEWQRLQLLPLNQRTDALMLAMGKDLGQCVRDRRIDPCLAVELDRTLNGFTTAAASCERIRNTPIPFSYTLLLHRTAHLYCFLLPFGLVDITGFMTPFVVAIVAYTFYGLDVLGDELEEPFGMESNDLALDSICRSIEISLSQSLGDPQVPAPLKPVDYLLT; from the coding sequence ATGATCGTCAGAGATCGCCCGTCGGGCTTCAAGCTGCTGTGGATTGTCCGGGGCTCGGTGCTGCAACGCATCAAAGGCGTGCTTGCCGTCAATATCGTCCTGGCCATCATCGTCACCGTGGCGCATGGCACGCTGTTTCACACCAAGATCCCCATCACGCCGATTCCGTTCACCCTGATCGGCCTGCCGCTGGCGATTTTTCTGGGCTTTCGCAACAACACCGCATATGCGCGCTATTGGGAGGGACGCAAGCTCTGGGGCGAGATCGTGATCTATGCGCGCACGCTGGCGCGCCAGTGCCTGAGCCTGATCGAGCTCGATCACCCCATAGACCCGCGCCAGCGGGCCAGCGATGTGCGGGTGCGAATGGTGCACCGGGCCGTGGCTTTTTCTCATGTGCTGCGGGCCCAGCTGCGCGGCCTCAAGGACGATGTGGCTGCCCAGCAATGGCTGACCCATGCCGAGTGGCAGCGCCTGCAGCTGCTGCCGCTGAATCAGCGTACCGATGCGCTGATGCTGGCCATGGGCAAGGATCTGGGCCAGTGCGTGCGCGACAGGCGCATAGACCCCTGTCTGGCCGTGGAGCTGGACCGCACCCTCAATGGCTTCACGACGGCCGCAGCCTCCTGCGAGCGCATCCGCAATACGCCGATTCCGTTTTCCTACACCTTGCTGCTGCACCGCACGGCCCATCTGTACTGCTTTTTGCTGCCTTTCGGCCTGGTGGACATCACGGGCTTCATGACGCCGTTTGTCGTGGCTATCGTGGCCTATACCTTCTACGGTCTCGATGTGCTGGGTGACGAGCTGGAGGAGCCGTTCGGCATGGAAAGCAACGACCTGGCGCTGGACAGCATCTGCCGCAGTATCGAGATCAGCCTCAGCCAGTCTCTGGGCGATCCCCAGGTGCCGGCACCACTCAAGCCGGTGGACTATCTGCTGACCTGA
- a CDS encoding nucleoside deaminase, with protein MSTRDSEKYLLESIRLAMGNVKGRESATWPFGAVLVRDGKILARAVNQVDDLCDPTAHAEMQALRIAAKALGSTDLSGAVMYASGYPCSMCHTAMLLAGVKQVYFAYSNEDGEPYDLSAARGYEELARPEGRRELPVISHRVRDAGEDLYQAWQKAVDEDRATV; from the coding sequence ATGAGCACCCGAGACAGCGAAAAGTATCTGCTGGAGTCCATCCGCCTGGCCATGGGCAATGTCAAGGGCCGCGAATCCGCGACCTGGCCCTTCGGCGCCGTGCTGGTACGCGACGGCAAGATCCTGGCACGCGCCGTCAACCAGGTCGATGATCTGTGTGATCCCACGGCCCATGCCGAGATGCAGGCACTGCGCATTGCCGCCAAGGCCCTGGGCAGCACCGATCTGTCGGGAGCCGTCATGTATGCCAGCGGCTATCCCTGCTCCATGTGCCACACCGCCATGCTGCTGGCCGGTGTGAAGCAGGTGTATTTCGCCTATTCCAACGAGGACGGCGAGCCCTACGATCTGTCGGCCGCGCGTGGCTACGAGGAACTGGCCCGCCCCGAAGGCCGGCGCGAACTGCCCGTCATCAGCCACCGCGTGCGCGATGCCGGCGAGGACCTGTACCAGGCCTGGCAAAAGGCCGTGGACGAAGATCGCGCCACGGTATAG
- a CDS encoding acyl-CoA dehydrogenase family protein produces the protein MDFDFSDDQQQLRDAVARWVDKGYTFERRQGIAKQGGFSREVWNELAELGLTALTVPEQYGGLGQGAVDVMVVMEELGRGLVMEPLTQAFVASALLGQFGDQAVKQAWLPLIASGEKLVVLASQERKARYQIDVCAAKASKSGDGYTVDATKNIVPAGDQADAFIVPAQLDGKIALFLVENGREGVISKPYATQDEGRAADLVCRSAAATLITTNGVAALTLAQDVANAALCAEGVGVMEQTLKLTTEYMNQRKQFGVVISSFQALRHRVADMKMQLELARSMSYYGTLKLVAPAEERHVAIARAKVQLGQSMRYVGQQAVQLHGGIGVTDEYVGSHYFKRLTQMEMTGGDTLHHLGTVSAHMQDSAGVFA, from the coding sequence ATGGATTTCGATTTTTCCGACGACCAGCAACAACTGCGCGATGCCGTGGCCCGCTGGGTGGACAAGGGCTATACCTTCGAGCGCCGCCAGGGCATTGCCAAGCAGGGCGGCTTCTCGCGCGAGGTCTGGAACGAGCTGGCCGAACTGGGCCTGACGGCTCTCACCGTGCCCGAGCAATATGGCGGTCTGGGCCAGGGTGCGGTCGATGTGATGGTGGTCATGGAGGAGCTGGGCCGCGGTCTGGTGATGGAGCCGCTGACCCAGGCCTTCGTGGCTTCCGCCCTGCTCGGCCAGTTCGGCGACCAAGCCGTCAAGCAAGCCTGGCTGCCCCTTATCGCCAGCGGTGAAAAGCTGGTGGTGCTCGCTTCACAGGAGCGCAAGGCGCGCTATCAGATTGATGTTTGCGCTGCAAAAGCCTCTAAATCTGGCGATGGCTACACGGTAGATGCTACGAAAAACATTGTTCCTGCAGGCGACCAGGCCGACGCCTTCATCGTGCCTGCCCAGCTCGACGGCAAGATTGCGCTGTTCCTCGTCGAGAACGGTCGCGAGGGCGTGATCAGCAAACCCTATGCCACCCAGGACGAAGGGCGCGCGGCCGATCTGGTCTGCCGGTCGGCTGCTGCCACCCTGATCACCACCAACGGCGTGGCGGCACTCACCCTGGCGCAGGATGTGGCCAATGCCGCGCTGTGCGCCGAAGGCGTGGGCGTGATGGAGCAGACACTCAAGCTCACCACCGAGTACATGAACCAGCGCAAGCAGTTCGGCGTGGTGATCTCCAGCTTTCAGGCCCTGCGTCACCGCGTGGCCGACATGAAGATGCAGCTGGAGCTGGCCCGCTCCATGAGCTACTACGGCACGCTCAAGCTGGTGGCACCTGCCGAGGAGCGCCATGTCGCCATCGCCCGCGCCAAGGTGCAGCTGGGCCAGTCCATGCGCTACGTCGGGCAGCAGGCCGTACAGCTGCATGGAGGCATCGGCGTGACGGACGAATATGTGGGCAGCCACTACTTCAAGCGCCTGACCCAGATGGAGATGACGGGTGGCGACACCTTGCACCACCTGGGCACGGTATCGGCCCATATGCAGGACAGCGCCGGCGTCTTTGCCTAA
- a CDS encoding acyl-CoA dehydrogenase family protein, giving the protein MDLAFTPEEQAFREEIRSWVRANLPEDIAHKVRNDLHLTRDDMQRWAKILGKKGWLGYGWPKEFGGPGWSAVQKHLFEEECALAGTPRIVPFGPVMVAPVIMAYGTPEQHRRFLPGIASGEVWWSQGYSEPGSGSDLASVKTRAERVGDKYIVNGQKTWTTLGQYGEWIFCLVRTSNEGKPQTGISFLLVDMKSPGVTVRPIKLLDGSHEVNEVFFDNVEVPADQLIGEENKGWTYAKHLLSHERTNIADVNRAKRELERLKRIAKTEGVWEDQRFRDQIALLEIDVIALEMLVLRVLSAMKSGKNPLDIAGLLKIKGSEIQQRYSELMMLAAGPYALPYIQQAMEAGYQGDFPGNVLGNAPLAATYFNMRKTTIYGGSNEVQRNIVAQTVLG; this is encoded by the coding sequence ATGGACTTGGCATTCACCCCTGAAGAACAGGCTTTTCGCGAAGAGATCCGCAGCTGGGTGCGGGCAAATCTGCCCGAGGATATTGCGCACAAGGTGCGCAACGATCTGCACCTGACGCGCGATGACATGCAGCGCTGGGCCAAGATTCTGGGCAAAAAAGGCTGGCTCGGCTACGGCTGGCCCAAGGAATTCGGCGGCCCCGGCTGGAGCGCCGTACAAAAGCATCTGTTCGAGGAAGAATGCGCACTCGCCGGCACGCCGCGCATCGTGCCCTTCGGCCCCGTGATGGTGGCGCCGGTCATCATGGCCTATGGCACACCGGAGCAGCACCGGCGCTTTCTGCCCGGCATCGCCAGCGGCGAAGTCTGGTGGAGCCAGGGCTATTCCGAACCGGGTTCGGGCTCGGACCTCGCCAGCGTCAAGACCCGCGCCGAACGCGTGGGCGACAAATACATCGTCAACGGCCAGAAGACCTGGACCACACTGGGCCAGTACGGCGAATGGATCTTCTGCCTGGTGCGCACCAGCAACGAGGGCAAGCCCCAGACCGGCATCAGCTTCCTGCTGGTCGACATGAAGTCGCCCGGCGTGACCGTGCGCCCCATCAAGCTGCTGGACGGCTCGCATGAAGTCAACGAGGTCTTTTTCGACAATGTGGAAGTGCCTGCCGACCAGCTGATCGGCGAGGAAAACAAGGGCTGGACCTATGCCAAGCACCTGCTGTCCCACGAGCGCACGAATATCGCCGATGTGAACCGTGCCAAGCGCGAGCTGGAGCGCCTCAAGCGCATTGCCAAGACCGAAGGCGTCTGGGAAGACCAGCGCTTCCGTGATCAGATCGCCCTGCTGGAGATCGATGTGATCGCGCTGGAAATGCTGGTGCTGCGCGTGCTCTCAGCCATGAAGTCGGGCAAGAACCCGCTGGACATCGCCGGCCTGCTCAAGATCAAGGGCAGCGAGATTCAGCAGCGCTACTCCGAGCTGATGATGCTGGCCGCCGGCCCTTATGCCCTGCCCTATATCCAGCAAGCCATGGAAGCCGGCTACCAGGGCGACTTTCCCGGCAACGTGCTGGGCAATGCACCGCTGGCCGCGACCTACTTCAATATGCGCAAGACCACCATCTATGGCGGCTCCAACGAGGTGCAGCGAAACATCGTCGCCCAAACCGTGCTGGGCTGA
- a CDS encoding YceH family protein: MPFDPRNTPLSAIEARVLATLMEKARTVPDSYPLTLNSLVTGCNQKSSRDPVMEVSEGEAQEALDSLRLRTLSVQISSVRSTRWEHNFPRGIGVPDQSAVLLALLMLRGPQTAGELRINSERWHRFADISSVEAFLDELRERSEEKGGPLVVQLPRAPGAREQRWAHLLCGPVDVNALASTGSASTGGNASALQQRVDALESEVAQLRATVQMLCESLGVEPPAAPAE; the protein is encoded by the coding sequence ATGCCGTTTGACCCACGCAACACCCCTTTGAGCGCCATCGAGGCCCGCGTTCTGGCCACGCTGATGGAAAAGGCACGCACCGTGCCCGACAGCTATCCGCTCACGCTCAACAGCCTGGTCACGGGCTGCAACCAGAAATCCAGCCGCGACCCGGTGATGGAGGTCAGCGAGGGCGAAGCCCAGGAGGCACTGGACAGCCTGCGCCTCAGGACCCTGTCGGTGCAGATCAGCAGCGTGCGCTCCACGCGCTGGGAACACAACTTCCCGCGCGGCATTGGCGTACCCGACCAGTCGGCCGTGCTGCTGGCCCTGCTGATGCTGCGCGGCCCCCAGACCGCTGGCGAGCTGCGCATCAACTCCGAACGCTGGCACCGCTTTGCCGACATCTCCTCGGTCGAGGCCTTTCTTGACGAACTGCGCGAACGCAGCGAGGAAAAAGGCGGCCCGCTGGTCGTGCAGCTGCCGCGCGCCCCCGGTGCCCGCGAACAGCGCTGGGCCCATCTGCTTTGCGGCCCGGTGGATGTCAACGCCCTGGCAAGCACCGGCAGCGCCAGCACGGGCGGCAATGCATCGGCCCTGCAGCAGCGTGTGGATGCGCTCGAATCCGAAGTCGCCCAGTTGCGCGCCACCGTGCAGATGCTGTGCGAATCGCTGGGCGTGGAACCGCCTGCGGCCCCGGCTGAATAA
- the purN gene encoding phosphoribosylglycinamide formyltransferase — MKNIVILISGGGSNMAAIVRASQQQNWAKQYNARVSAVVSNKAEAQGLVFARSNGIATEVLDHKQFDSREAFDAELTQVIDRHAPDLVVLAGFMRILTPGFVAHYEGRLINIHPSLLPAFTGLHTHQRAIDAGCKFAGCTVHRVTAELDVGPILEQAVVPVLQGDTAELLAARVLVQEHIIYPQAVLNLIKA; from the coding sequence ATGAAAAACATCGTGATCCTCATCTCGGGCGGCGGCTCGAACATGGCTGCCATTGTGCGTGCATCCCAGCAGCAGAACTGGGCAAAGCAGTACAACGCCCGCGTGAGCGCCGTGGTGAGCAACAAGGCCGAGGCCCAAGGCCTGGTGTTCGCGCGCAGCAACGGCATCGCCACCGAGGTTCTGGATCACAAACAGTTCGACAGCCGCGAGGCCTTTGATGCCGAACTGACGCAGGTTATCGATCGCCATGCGCCCGATCTGGTGGTGCTGGCCGGTTTCATGCGCATTCTCACGCCGGGCTTTGTTGCGCACTATGAGGGTCGGCTGATCAACATCCATCCCTCGCTGTTGCCGGCCTTCACCGGTCTGCACACCCATCAGCGTGCCATCGATGCGGGCTGCAAGTTTGCGGGCTGCACCGTGCACCGCGTGACGGCCGAACTCGACGTGGGCCCCATCCTGGAGCAGGCCGTGGTGCCCGTGCTGCAGGGTGACACGGCCGAGTTGCTGGCTGCACGCGTGCTGGTGCAGGAGCACATCATCTATCCGCAAGCCGTGCTCAATCTGATCAAGGCTTGA
- a CDS encoding DUF1653 domain-containing protein, with translation MSDHDLPALITTEPGLYEHYKGMRYEVIATVRHSETLEPMTLYRALYGEHGLWVRPAAMFNETVVIDGVERPRFRRLPAEEQKSA, from the coding sequence ATGTCCGACCACGATCTGCCTGCACTCATCACCACCGAGCCCGGTCTCTACGAACACTACAAAGGCATGCGCTATGAAGTCATAGCCACCGTGCGCCACAGCGAAACGCTGGAGCCCATGACGCTTTATCGCGCGCTCTATGGCGAGCATGGCCTGTGGGTGCGCCCTGCGGCCATGTTCAACGAAACGGTGGTGATCGACGGCGTGGAGCGGCCACGCTTTCGCCGCCTGCCCGCCGAGGAGCAAAAATCCGCATAA